A single window of Mycolicibacterium aurum DNA harbors:
- a CDS encoding WhiB family transcriptional regulator, whose product MNAKSWDETPVGECTRDPERWTTTADDEAKAICRSCPRRWLCAREAYESPRAEGLWAGIYVPEAGRGRTFALRQLKSLAEQNGYPVGERRVYYAETA is encoded by the coding sequence ATGAACGCAAAGTCGTGGGATGAGACGCCGGTCGGCGAGTGCACCCGGGACCCTGAGCGCTGGACCACCACCGCCGACGATGAGGCCAAGGCCATCTGCCGGTCCTGCCCACGACGCTGGCTGTGCGCACGCGAGGCGTACGAGTCGCCGCGCGCCGAGGGGCTGTGGGCCGGCATCTACGTCCCTGAGGCCGGCCGCGGGCGCACCTTCGCCCTGCGTCAGCTCAAGTCGCTGGCCGAGCAGAACGGCTACCCCGTCGGCGAGCGGCGCGTGTACTACGCCGAGACCGCCTGA
- a CDS encoding helix-turn-helix domain-containing protein, whose translation MTNAEPVDEPADAPDPGMARAGAAAAARRRELDISQRSLAADGIINAGALIAFEKGRSWPRERTRARLEEILQWPPGTIARLRKGEPIRPSAPPPEAPTAAGGDEVSLIAQAIVTAVGAFDSSVASLPSDTEATFIPRVTAILADLRQLEAVASRAARIRVTPTLIKALSAVRSLYDDLMMRAARAPQATLGHRLYAARRSANLTALETAQAAGVSEQVIQAAEAGEPLSPDEAEAIDTLVGQIA comes from the coding sequence ATGACGAACGCGGAGCCGGTCGACGAGCCGGCCGATGCGCCAGATCCCGGCATGGCCAGAGCGGGCGCCGCCGCGGCGGCACGGCGCCGCGAACTCGACATCAGCCAGCGAAGCCTGGCGGCCGACGGGATCATCAACGCCGGGGCGCTCATCGCCTTCGAGAAGGGCCGGAGTTGGCCCCGGGAGCGCACCCGAGCCCGTCTCGAAGAGATCCTGCAGTGGCCGCCGGGAACTATCGCCCGGCTGCGCAAAGGCGAGCCGATACGACCCAGCGCCCCTCCGCCCGAAGCGCCGACGGCGGCTGGTGGCGACGAGGTGTCACTGATCGCGCAGGCGATCGTCACCGCGGTGGGTGCCTTCGACTCCTCCGTGGCCTCGCTCCCATCCGACACCGAGGCCACGTTCATCCCGCGAGTGACGGCGATCCTCGCCGACCTGCGTCAGCTTGAGGCGGTCGCATCCCGGGCGGCTCGCATCAGGGTGACGCCCACCCTGATCAAGGCGCTCAGCGCCGTCCGCAGTCTCTACGACGACCTGATGATGCGGGCTGCGCGCGCCCCGCAGGCCACCCTTGGGCACCGGCTCTATGCAGCGCGCCGCAGCGCAAATCTCACCGCCCTCGAAACTGCCCAAGCCGCAGGGGTTTCCGAGCAGGTCATCCAGGCGGCCGAGGCCGGCGAGCCGCTCTCACCCGACGAGGCCGAGGCCATCGACACGCTGGTCGGTCAGATCGCCTGA
- a CDS encoding MinD/ParA family ATP-binding protein yields the protein MSDRDEALRRDPGWPGGAASDLEPATERAAAVSPEPSRPGPPGSAPDPARPDGMFRQPPPYPRPADGRGHPPPPPWNPPGHPAPAPGQPPWQGQQPTTYTERIRQDALIPPRKVIPGRGWRLALYKATFGLVNLGPTPEERRLADLEAKIRVPLRGHFKVGVMGKGGVGKTTVSASIGSVFAELRQEDRVVAVDADTAFGKLGSRVDPRAQGSFWELAADQHLETFADIRNRVGSNAAGLFVLAGEATPARRRVLDPAIYREATARLDRHFTISVIDCSSTMDSPVTHEALRDLDALVVVSSPWVDGAAAAGQTLDWLAARGLTTLLQRTVVVLNDSDGHADKRTRSILAQQFSGQGQLVIEVPFDGHLRPGGVIDGTAQMSPGARRKFIEVCAALAQFFPNRDERARERR from the coding sequence GTGAGCGACCGCGACGAGGCGCTGCGGAGAGACCCGGGATGGCCGGGCGGCGCGGCTTCCGACCTCGAGCCGGCAACGGAGCGGGCTGCGGCGGTGTCGCCGGAGCCGTCGAGGCCCGGTCCGCCCGGCTCTGCACCCGATCCGGCACGGCCCGATGGCATGTTCCGTCAGCCGCCTCCCTACCCGCGGCCCGCCGACGGCCGGGGGCATCCGCCGCCACCGCCGTGGAACCCGCCGGGCCACCCGGCGCCGGCTCCCGGTCAGCCACCCTGGCAGGGACAGCAGCCCACGACCTACACCGAGCGCATCCGCCAGGATGCGCTGATCCCGCCCCGCAAGGTCATTCCCGGCCGGGGCTGGCGGCTGGCGCTGTACAAGGCGACGTTCGGTCTGGTCAATCTCGGCCCCACGCCCGAAGAACGGCGCCTCGCCGACCTCGAGGCCAAGATCCGCGTCCCGCTGCGCGGCCATTTCAAGGTCGGTGTGATGGGCAAGGGCGGCGTCGGCAAGACGACGGTGTCGGCCAGCATCGGCTCGGTGTTCGCCGAGTTGCGCCAGGAAGACCGCGTTGTCGCCGTCGATGCCGACACCGCCTTCGGCAAGCTCGGCAGCCGGGTCGACCCGAGGGCCCAGGGTTCGTTCTGGGAACTCGCCGCCGATCAGCACCTGGAGACGTTCGCCGACATCCGCAATCGCGTGGGCAGCAACGCGGCGGGGTTGTTCGTCCTGGCCGGCGAAGCGACTCCGGCCCGTCGCCGGGTGCTCGATCCTGCCATCTACAGAGAGGCGACCGCGCGACTCGACCGGCACTTCACCATCTCGGTCATCGACTGCAGTTCCACGATGGACTCCCCCGTCACCCACGAGGCACTGCGCGATCTGGACGCCCTCGTGGTCGTGTCATCGCCGTGGGTCGACGGCGCCGCCGCTGCCGGTCAAACTCTGGACTGGCTGGCCGCCAGGGGGTTGACCACCCTGCTCCAACGGACTGTGGTCGTTCTCAACGACTCCGACGGGCACGCCGATAAGCGCACGAGAAGCATTCTGGCCCAACAGTTCTCGGGGCAGGGCCAGCTCGTCATCGAGGTTCCGTTCGACGGGCACCTGCGTCCCGGCGGCGTGATCGACGGGACAGCTCAGATGTCGCCGGGCGCCCGCCGCAAGTTCATCGAGGTGTGCGCCGCGCTGGCCCAGTTCTTCCCCAACCGCGACGAGCGCGCGCGCGAACGGCGCTGA
- a CDS encoding ESX secretion-associated protein EspG: MASPFLNDREPTHYDDVVGAEVTIDGMLVIADLLHLVDFPLSLAIRPNIPYEDQRKIVWDQVTRDLTAQGILTAFGDPHPEVAAMVDTLSRPDRTLDCRWWRRDIGGKMVRFVVCRKGERHVVAARDEDMLVLQRVAPQIGLAAMVNVVIGSADPANVEPLTGIASKLAETRTAEQLSAYGQPPSSAKIYAEATANPDSWVEITAAERHPGGTQSQAGVGAGVLDSSHGRIVSIPRRVSGELYGSFLPGTQENLQRALDGLMEFLPSKAWFEQRDAVDNNSYAD; encoded by the coding sequence ATGGCCAGCCCTTTTCTCAACGACCGCGAACCCACCCACTACGACGACGTCGTCGGTGCGGAGGTGACCATCGACGGCATGCTGGTCATCGCCGACCTGCTGCACCTCGTCGACTTCCCGCTGTCGCTGGCGATCCGGCCGAACATTCCCTACGAGGACCAACGCAAGATCGTCTGGGACCAGGTGACGCGCGACCTCACCGCGCAGGGCATCCTCACCGCCTTCGGCGACCCGCACCCCGAGGTTGCCGCGATGGTCGACACGCTGAGCAGGCCCGACCGCACCCTCGACTGTCGCTGGTGGCGCCGCGACATCGGTGGCAAAATGGTCCGCTTCGTGGTGTGCCGCAAGGGGGAGCGTCATGTCGTCGCCGCGCGTGATGAAGACATGCTGGTGCTGCAACGGGTGGCGCCGCAGATCGGCCTCGCGGCCATGGTGAACGTCGTCATCGGTAGCGCCGACCCCGCCAACGTGGAGCCGCTCACCGGCATCGCGTCCAAGCTGGCCGAAACGCGAACCGCCGAGCAACTCAGTGCCTACGGCCAGCCGCCGTCGTCGGCCAAGATCTACGCCGAGGCCACCGCGAACCCGGACAGCTGGGTGGAGATCACCGCCGCCGAGCGCCATCCGGGCGGTACCCAGTCCCAGGCCGGGGTCGGTGCCGGCGTCCTCGATTCCAGCCACGGCAGGATCGTGTCCATTCCGCGGCGGGTGAGCGGGGAGTTGTACGGCAGTTTCCTTCCCGGCACCCAGGAGAACCTTCAGCGCGCACTGGACGGGTTGATGGAATTCCTCCCGTCCAAGGCCTGGTTCGAGCAGCGGGACGCGGTCGACAACAACTCCTACGCGGATTGA
- the eccA gene encoding type VII secretion AAA-ATPase EccA, translating to MTEHLAGVFGTAVGMLPTSPARSLELFTEITTLDETACDAWVGRIRCGDTDRVTMFRAWYSRNNFGQLAGTAEISMNSLGARVPIGGMFGDITYPVNSPLAITLGFAVSEAAVGNYADAMEALDDVPAAGGEYLVAWVKAVIYAAAQRWTDVIDQVRTAGTAWPDKFLAGAALVAHGVAAANLGLFTEAERRLVEANSAPAGQACNRVIAWYSAMAYRSLGNEEAAVRLLEWLQASHPNPDVAAALKDPGYRMQTTTAEKIASRRDPWDADSAEADNSGRETLLAEAQAELDRQIGLTRVKEQIERYRAATQMAKVRAARGMKVAQASKHMIFTGPPGTGKTTIARVVANILAGLGVIAEPKLIETSRKDFVAEYEGQSAVKTARTIDRAMDGVLFIDEAYTLVQERDGRADPFGTEALDTLLARMENDRDRLVVIIAGYSNDIDRLLETNDGLRSRFSTRIEFDSYSPEEIVDIARVIAAGNDSSLADDAAKLVLEAATLLTQSTSGGKPALDVAGNGRYARQLVEAGEQTRDMRLARSLDFDQLDVEQLSAISGEDMAAAIASVHGRMNISGS from the coding sequence ATGACAGAACATCTGGCAGGCGTCTTCGGGACCGCGGTGGGCATGCTGCCCACGTCGCCCGCGCGGTCACTGGAGCTGTTCACCGAGATCACCACGCTCGACGAAACCGCGTGCGACGCCTGGGTCGGACGGATCCGGTGCGGCGACACCGACCGGGTGACGATGTTCCGTGCGTGGTACTCGCGGAACAACTTCGGCCAGCTGGCGGGCACCGCCGAGATCTCGATGAACAGCCTCGGTGCGCGGGTGCCGATCGGTGGGATGTTCGGCGACATCACGTACCCGGTGAATTCGCCGCTCGCCATCACCTTGGGTTTCGCCGTCAGCGAGGCGGCTGTCGGCAACTACGCCGATGCGATGGAGGCCCTCGACGATGTCCCGGCCGCCGGTGGCGAGTATCTGGTGGCCTGGGTCAAGGCGGTCATCTACGCGGCAGCTCAGCGCTGGACCGACGTGATCGACCAGGTGCGCACCGCGGGCACGGCGTGGCCGGACAAGTTCCTGGCCGGCGCCGCCCTGGTGGCGCACGGTGTGGCGGCCGCGAATCTGGGCCTGTTCACCGAGGCGGAACGCCGCCTGGTGGAAGCCAATTCGGCACCGGCGGGCCAGGCCTGCAACCGCGTCATCGCGTGGTACTCGGCCATGGCCTATCGGTCACTCGGCAACGAGGAAGCGGCCGTCCGACTGCTCGAATGGTTGCAGGCGTCCCACCCGAACCCGGATGTCGCTGCGGCACTCAAGGATCCGGGCTACCGGATGCAGACCACGACGGCGGAGAAAATCGCGTCCCGCCGGGATCCGTGGGACGCCGACAGCGCCGAGGCGGACAATTCGGGCCGCGAGACGCTGCTCGCCGAGGCGCAGGCCGAACTCGATCGCCAGATCGGACTGACCAGGGTCAAGGAGCAGATCGAGCGCTACCGGGCCGCGACCCAGATGGCGAAGGTGCGCGCCGCCCGCGGCATGAAGGTCGCCCAGGCCTCCAAACACATGATCTTCACCGGTCCGCCCGGCACGGGCAAGACGACCATTGCGCGTGTGGTCGCCAACATTCTCGCCGGGCTGGGCGTGATCGCGGAACCCAAGCTCATCGAGACGTCCCGTAAAGACTTCGTCGCCGAGTACGAGGGGCAGTCCGCGGTCAAGACCGCTCGCACCATCGACCGCGCGATGGACGGCGTGCTGTTCATCGACGAGGCGTACACGCTGGTACAGGAACGTGACGGGCGTGCCGACCCATTCGGCACCGAAGCCCTGGACACACTGCTGGCACGCATGGAGAACGACCGCGACCGGCTGGTCGTCATCATCGCCGGCTACAGCAACGACATCGACCGTCTGCTGGAAACCAACGACGGCCTGCGCTCCCGGTTCTCCACCCGCATCGAGTTCGACTCGTACTCTCCGGAGGAGATTGTCGACATCGCGAGAGTGATTGCTGCCGGCAATGATTCGAGTCTCGCGGATGACGCCGCCAAGCTGGTCCTGGAAGCGGCCACCCTGCTGACCCAGAGCACATCGGGCGGAAAGCCGGCGCTCGATGTCGCGGGCAACGGCCGGTACGCGCGCCAGCTCGTCGAAGCCGGTGAACAGACCCGGGACATGCGCCTGGCCCGGTCGCTGGATTTCGACCAGCTCGACGTCGAACAGCTCAGTGCCATCAGCGGTGAGGACATGGCCGCCGCGATCGCATCAGTGCACGGCCGCATGAACATCAGCGGGTCCTGA
- the eccB gene encoding type VII secretion protein EccB, producing the protein MAGFRLTTKVQVSGWRFLLRRVEHAIVRRDTRMFDDPLQFYSRAVTAGLVIAVLICVGAVLLAYFKPLGKRGGDSLLVDRTTNQLYVVLPDSGQLRPVYNLTSARLILGNGKTPVAVKSEELDRMPKGQTVGIPGAPYATPVSTSPDSQWTLCDTVIKPDSVAPEVESSVLITPLAVDLSVGGMRPEQGMLVSFKDQDWLITASGRHLIDLSDRAVTSAVGIPVTARSTPISEGLFNALPNAGQWRLADIPAGGTPNTVGLPPELVVGSVFMTVTDSEEQYFVVLPNGVAKVNGTTAAALRATNSYGLIEPPSMESSAVARVPEQVYDSPLPDVPMDVLLRQEIPTLCWSWQRLAGDQAPKMTVIAGRRLPLSATSLTTGIDQITGDATVYISGGQYIRLQSPDPRYGESLYYIDPQGVRYGLPDEETAAKLGLSSPRTAPWQVVSLLVDGPVLSQQAALVEHDTLPPNPNPRRVGGAAAAPAVAGNGGGG; encoded by the coding sequence ATGGCAGGATTCCGGCTCACCACCAAGGTGCAGGTCAGCGGCTGGCGCTTTCTGCTGCGCCGCGTCGAGCACGCGATCGTCCGCCGTGACACCCGGATGTTCGACGACCCGCTGCAGTTCTACAGCCGAGCGGTGACGGCGGGGCTGGTGATCGCGGTCCTGATCTGCGTGGGGGCCGTGCTGCTCGCCTACTTCAAGCCGCTCGGAAAGCGCGGCGGCGACTCCCTTTTGGTGGATCGCACCACCAACCAGCTCTACGTGGTCCTTCCCGACAGCGGCCAGCTGCGTCCGGTGTACAACTTGACGTCCGCCCGGCTGATTCTCGGAAACGGCAAGACCCCGGTCGCGGTCAAATCCGAGGAGCTCGACCGGATGCCGAAAGGGCAGACGGTGGGCATCCCGGGAGCGCCCTATGCCACTCCGGTGTCGACGTCGCCCGACTCGCAGTGGACGCTGTGCGACACCGTCATCAAGCCGGACAGCGTGGCCCCCGAGGTCGAATCGTCGGTGCTGATCACGCCACTGGCCGTGGACCTTTCGGTGGGCGGCATGCGTCCGGAGCAGGGCATGCTGGTCTCCTTCAAGGACCAGGACTGGCTCATCACCGCCAGCGGCCGGCACCTCATCGACCTGTCCGACCGCGCGGTCACGTCCGCCGTGGGGATACCCGTGACCGCCCGGTCGACGCCGATCTCGGAGGGGCTGTTCAACGCACTGCCGAACGCGGGCCAGTGGCGGCTCGCGGACATCCCGGCCGGAGGAACCCCCAACACGGTGGGCCTGCCACCGGAGCTGGTCGTCGGTTCGGTGTTCATGACCGTCACCGATTCCGAGGAACAGTACTTCGTGGTGCTGCCGAACGGCGTCGCGAAGGTCAACGGCACCACCGCCGCTGCATTGCGTGCAACCAACTCCTACGGCCTCATCGAGCCGCCGTCGATGGAATCGAGCGCGGTGGCGCGGGTGCCCGAGCAGGTGTACGACTCGCCGCTGCCGGATGTCCCGATGGATGTGCTTCTGCGTCAGGAAATCCCGACCCTGTGCTGGTCGTGGCAGCGTCTGGCCGGTGACCAGGCTCCGAAGATGACGGTGATCGCGGGACGGCGGCTGCCGCTGTCCGCTACATCGCTGACCACGGGAATCGACCAGATCACCGGCGATGCCACCGTGTACATCAGTGGCGGACAATACATTCGGCTGCAGTCGCCGGATCCGCGCTACGGGGAGAGCCTGTACTACATCGACCCGCAGGGGGTGCGCTACGGCCTGCCGGACGAGGAGACGGCGGCCAAACTGGGGCTCTCGTCGCCGCGGACCGCCCCGTGGCAGGTGGTCAGCCTCCTGGTCGACGGCCCGGTGCTGTCACAGCAGGCGGCGCTCGTGGAGCACGACACCTTGCCGCCGAATCCGAACCCCCGCAGGGTCGGTGGCGCTGCGGCGGCTCCAGCGGTAGCGGGTAACGGAGGCGGAGGATGA
- the eccCa gene encoding type VII secretion protein EccCa encodes MTTRKFTPIIKRGPRLTPGEINVTPPEDLGIDIPPSGMQKALPWVMGGCMLGMVAILIFGGMRNFSPYMLMMPMMVVMGAVGMMASGGSGGKKVPEINADRKEYLRYLAGLRTRVTSSAAAQVTFFNYHAPHPDDLLSIIGTHRQWSRPANHDFYAATRIGLGSEPAVDRLLKPAVGSELVGPAGAPQPHLEPVSHMWVTKFLRTHGLIHDCPKLVQLKTFPTIAVGGDTAGAAELLTAMICHLAVFHPPDMLQIRVLTDDPEDPTWAWLKWLPHVQHQSDSDAAGATRLVFTRPDALSDLAARGPHTADAAPTGAYVVVIDLTGGRAGFPMDGRAGVTVITLGNHRSAYRIRVDAGDGTADDKLPNQSFRLVASQVDRMTPRQAERVARKLAGWSITGTIIDKGTRVQKKVATEWHEIVGAQTVEEVTPARWRMFTDTDRDRLRIPFGHELKTGDIMHLDIKEGAEFGAGPHGMLIGTTGSGKSEFLRTLILSLAATHHPDQINLLLTDFKGGSTFLGMEKLPHTAAVVTNMEEEAELVSRMGEVLTGELDRRQSILRQAGIQVGAAGALSGVAEYEKHRERGADLPPLPTLFVVVDEFAELLQNHPDFIQLFDRICRVGRSLRVHLLLATQSLNTGGTRIDKLEPNLTYRIALRTTSSAESKAVIGTPEAQYITNKESGVGFLRVGMEDPVKFQSVYTGNPYVPTVTSAGDDETPRTHADKSIRIHKFTAAPILDARVG; translated from the coding sequence ATGACGACACGGAAGTTCACGCCGATCATCAAGCGGGGGCCGCGGCTGACCCCCGGCGAGATCAACGTGACCCCACCCGAGGACCTCGGCATCGACATTCCGCCCTCCGGCATGCAGAAGGCGCTGCCGTGGGTGATGGGCGGCTGCATGCTCGGCATGGTCGCCATCCTGATCTTCGGCGGCATGCGGAACTTCTCGCCGTACATGCTGATGATGCCGATGATGGTCGTGATGGGTGCGGTCGGCATGATGGCCAGCGGTGGCAGCGGCGGCAAGAAGGTGCCCGAGATCAACGCCGACCGCAAGGAGTACCTACGCTATCTGGCCGGCCTGCGCACGCGGGTCACGTCGTCGGCGGCCGCCCAGGTGACGTTCTTCAACTACCACGCACCGCACCCCGACGATCTGCTCTCGATCATCGGCACGCATCGGCAGTGGTCGCGACCCGCCAACCACGACTTCTACGCGGCGACGCGGATCGGACTCGGATCTGAGCCCGCCGTCGACCGATTGCTCAAACCGGCCGTCGGTAGCGAACTGGTCGGTCCCGCGGGTGCTCCGCAGCCGCACCTGGAACCCGTCAGCCACATGTGGGTGACGAAGTTCCTGCGCACCCACGGGCTGATCCATGACTGTCCGAAGCTGGTCCAGCTGAAGACTTTTCCGACGATCGCGGTCGGCGGTGACACCGCCGGGGCGGCCGAATTGCTGACGGCGATGATCTGCCACCTCGCGGTGTTCCACCCGCCGGACATGCTGCAGATCCGCGTCCTCACCGATGACCCCGAGGACCCCACCTGGGCGTGGCTCAAATGGTTGCCGCATGTGCAGCATCAATCGGACTCCGACGCCGCCGGCGCGACGCGGCTGGTGTTCACCCGTCCCGACGCGCTCAGCGACCTGGCCGCCCGCGGCCCGCACACCGCCGACGCGGCGCCCACCGGAGCGTACGTCGTCGTCATCGACTTGACCGGTGGCAGAGCAGGTTTCCCGATGGATGGCCGGGCCGGGGTCACCGTCATCACGCTGGGCAACCACCGGTCGGCATACCGGATCCGGGTCGATGCCGGCGACGGGACCGCTGACGACAAGCTGCCCAACCAGTCGTTCCGCCTCGTCGCCAGTCAGGTGGACAGGATGACGCCCCGCCAAGCCGAGCGGGTGGCACGCAAGCTGGCGGGCTGGTCGATCACCGGAACGATCATCGACAAGGGCACCCGCGTCCAGAAGAAGGTCGCCACCGAGTGGCACGAGATCGTCGGAGCGCAGACCGTGGAGGAGGTGACTCCCGCCCGCTGGCGGATGTTCACCGACACCGACCGCGACCGGCTCCGAATTCCATTCGGCCATGAACTCAAGACCGGCGACATCATGCATCTCGACATCAAGGAGGGTGCGGAGTTCGGCGCCGGCCCGCACGGCATGCTCATCGGCACCACCGGGTCGGGCAAGTCGGAGTTCCTACGCACCCTGATCCTGTCGCTGGCCGCCACCCACCATCCCGACCAGATCAACCTCCTCCTCACCGACTTCAAGGGTGGTTCGACGTTTCTCGGCATGGAGAAGTTGCCGCACACCGCCGCCGTCGTCACGAACATGGAAGAGGAGGCCGAGCTGGTCAGCCGGATGGGTGAGGTGCTCACCGGTGAACTCGACCGCCGACAGTCGATCCTGCGCCAGGCAGGCATCCAGGTCGGCGCGGCGGGCGCACTGTCCGGCGTCGCCGAATACGAGAAGCACCGCGAGCGCGGGGCTGATCTACCGCCGCTACCCACCCTCTTCGTCGTCGTCGACGAGTTCGCAGAGCTTCTGCAGAATCACCCCGACTTCATCCAGCTGTTCGACCGGATCTGCCGGGTCGGGCGGTCGCTGCGCGTGCACCTGCTACTGGCCACCCAGTCGCTCAACACCGGCGGTACCCGCATCGACAAACTGGAACCCAACCTCACGTACCGGATCGCGTTGCGGACCACCAGCTCTGCGGAGTCGAAAGCAGTGATCGGCACGCCCGAGGCGCAGTACATCACCAACAAGGAGAGCGGCGTCGGCTTCCTCCGGGTGGGGATGGAGGATCCGGTGAAGTTCCAGAGTGTCTACACCGGAAATCCCTACGTGCCCACGGTGACCAGCGCTGGTGACGACGAGACGCCCCGGACACACGCCGATAAGAGCATCCGGATCCACAAGTTCACGGCGGCACCGATCCTGGACGCGAGGGTGGGCTGA
- the eccCb gene encoding type VII secretion protein EccCb, giving the protein MTIDSGQKVLREVVLEQLATGENHAYRMWLPPLADPTPVNELVARDYDRRPLRIGLGIMDEPRRHRQEVWGIDLTTAAGNIAIGGAPQTGKSTLLQTFMLSAAASHTPRQIQFYCVDMGGGGLMYVEDLPHVGGVATRAEPDRVNRVVAEVKAVLRQREQVFKQYRVGSVADYRQMREDPGHPASADPFGDVFLVIDGWPAFAAEFPDLEPIVQDIAGQGLAYGVHTMISTPRWTELRARIRDYLGTKIEFRLGDVNETQIDRITREIPINRPGRAVSTEKHHLMIGVPRLDGVHSAAGLVPAMAAAVQEISARHTDEAPPVRVLPSRIHLHELDPTPPSVDSDYRTRWTIPVGVRESDLTVAHNHMYSTPHQLIFGAPKSGKTTIAHAVARAICARNSPKQVRFMIADYRSGLLEAVPESHLLPAGAINRNQGALEEAIKALVIVLSKRLPPADLTPAQLRARSWWEGPDIVLLVDDWHMITAAGGLLPPMAPLAPLLPAAADIGLHLVVTCQMSQASRATMDKFVGAAYGSGSPTMFLSGEKQDFPSREIIVKKRPPGQAFYVTPDGKEVIQAAYVDPPAEEVFGPPPNAG; this is encoded by the coding sequence ATGACCATCGACTCGGGACAGAAGGTGCTGCGCGAGGTCGTCCTCGAGCAACTGGCCACCGGTGAGAACCATGCATACCGGATGTGGTTGCCGCCGTTGGCCGATCCGACGCCCGTCAACGAGCTGGTGGCACGCGACTACGACCGCCGCCCTCTGCGGATCGGGCTGGGCATCATGGACGAGCCGCGCAGGCATCGCCAAGAGGTGTGGGGTATCGACCTCACCACCGCGGCGGGCAACATCGCGATCGGTGGGGCCCCCCAGACCGGGAAGTCGACTCTGCTGCAGACGTTCATGCTCTCGGCGGCGGCATCGCACACGCCGCGGCAGATCCAGTTCTACTGCGTCGACATGGGCGGCGGCGGTTTGATGTACGTGGAAGATCTGCCGCACGTCGGCGGCGTCGCGACCCGGGCTGAACCCGACCGGGTGAACAGGGTGGTCGCCGAGGTCAAAGCTGTTCTGCGGCAACGGGAGCAGGTGTTCAAGCAGTATCGCGTCGGGTCCGTTGCCGACTATCGGCAGATGCGCGAGGACCCCGGCCATCCGGCGTCTGCCGATCCGTTCGGCGATGTCTTCCTGGTGATCGACGGTTGGCCCGCCTTCGCGGCGGAGTTTCCCGACCTGGAGCCGATCGTGCAGGACATCGCCGGGCAGGGCCTCGCCTACGGCGTGCACACCATGATCTCGACGCCGAGGTGGACAGAGCTGCGCGCCCGTATCCGGGACTACCTCGGGACCAAGATCGAGTTCCGGCTGGGCGACGTCAACGAAACCCAGATCGACCGGATCACCCGTGAGATACCGATCAACCGTCCCGGTCGCGCGGTGTCCACCGAGAAGCACCATCTGATGATCGGTGTGCCGCGGCTGGACGGGGTGCACAGTGCCGCAGGGCTGGTGCCTGCCATGGCGGCCGCGGTCCAAGAGATTTCGGCGCGGCACACCGACGAGGCACCGCCGGTGCGCGTGCTGCCCAGCCGGATCCACCTGCACGAGCTGGATCCGACGCCGCCGAGTGTGGACTCGGATTACCGCACACGGTGGACGATTCCGGTGGGCGTGCGCGAATCCGATCTGACGGTCGCGCACAACCACATGTACAGCACTCCGCACCAGCTGATCTTCGGTGCGCCGAAGTCGGGCAAAACGACGATCGCGCACGCGGTGGCGCGGGCAATCTGCGCCCGCAACAGCCCAAAACAGGTGCGCTTCATGATCGCCGACTATCGGTCCGGTCTGCTCGAGGCCGTCCCGGAGTCGCATCTCCTCCCGGCGGGGGCCATCAACCGCAACCAAGGCGCGCTTGAGGAAGCGATCAAGGCGCTGGTGATCGTGCTGTCCAAACGGTTGCCGCCCGCTGACCTGACGCCCGCCCAATTGCGCGCACGGTCGTGGTGGGAGGGCCCCGACATCGTGCTGCTGGTCGACGACTGGCACATGATCACCGCAGCAGGCGGACTGCTCCCGCCGATGGCTCCGCTCGCGCCCCTCCTGCCCGCAGCTGCCGACATCGGCCTGCACCTGGTGGTGACGTGTCAGATGAGCCAGGCGAGCCGCGCCACGATGGACAAATTCGTCGGCGCCGCCTACGGCTCCGGTAGTCCGACGATGTTCCTGTCCGGGGAGAAGCAGGACTTTCCGTCGCGGGAGATCATCGTCAAGAAAAGGCCACCTGGACAGGCCTTTTACGTGACGCCCGATGGTAAAGAAGTGATCCAAGCGGCGTATGTGGACCCACCCGCAGAAGAAGTGTTCGGACCACCCCCAAACGCCGGTTAA
- a CDS encoding PE family protein yields MQPLSHNPAAAGIGGQVTANGARGLATGTAATAEVSALAPAGVDEVSAIAAVSFISEGVQTLGINALAQQEIARAGATVIEAAVAYEATDAANAATLI; encoded by the coding sequence ATGCAACCACTGAGCCATAACCCCGCAGCCGCCGGAATCGGTGGTCAGGTCACGGCCAACGGAGCACGCGGCCTGGCGACAGGCACGGCAGCCACGGCCGAGGTCAGCGCACTGGCCCCGGCGGGCGTCGACGAGGTGTCGGCGATCGCCGCGGTGAGCTTCATTTCGGAGGGCGTGCAGACCCTCGGTATCAACGCCCTGGCGCAGCAGGAGATCGCCCGCGCCGGCGCGACGGTCATCGAAGCTGCGGTCGCCTACGAGGCCACCGACGCCGCGAACGCCGCCACCCTCATCTAG